Proteins encoded together in one Lysinibacillus sp. FSL K6-0232 window:
- a CDS encoding cobyric acid synthase, with product MPAKSIMIQGTASDVGKSMICTALCRIFSDDGFQVVPFKSQNMALNSFVTKDGGEIGRAQGVQAEAARVVATTDMNPILLKPKQDMMSEVIVHGKHFLNMDAKSYRNNFVQEAMPIVEKSVRTLQHTYDVIVLEGAGSPAEINLKDRDIANMRMAHLADAAVVLVADIDRGGVFASIIGTLALLDEAERARVKGLVINKFRGMRELLDDGLEWVERETGIPVLGVIPYLDVKIEAEDSLALSSLRFKKPKPGEFVVDVAMIRLPRISNFTDIDPFFDEPEVGVRLVGNVQELGTPDLLILPGTKSTMDDLAWLKAQGFDKAIAHLHQRGTKIIGICGGFQMLGETLLDPDAVEGNGESAEGLGLLPMETIFVGDKKTVQMTGTRGQDILTGYEIHLGRTKILRDEVSPFLQLEDGRVDGAISHDEQIIGTYFHGLFHNRPFTRQLVNEIRLKKGLVALPSDVKSDAQQREDAYNMLASHVRANLDMKKIYEMLSLEVSV from the coding sequence ATGCCAGCTAAATCTATTATGATTCAAGGAACAGCCTCTGATGTTGGAAAAAGTATGATTTGTACGGCATTATGTCGTATCTTTTCAGATGATGGTTTTCAAGTAGTGCCGTTTAAATCGCAAAATATGGCACTTAATTCATTTGTAACAAAAGATGGCGGAGAAATTGGCCGTGCACAGGGTGTACAGGCAGAGGCAGCCCGCGTTGTCGCAACAACGGATATGAATCCTATTTTGCTCAAGCCGAAGCAAGATATGATGTCTGAAGTTATTGTGCATGGCAAACATTTTTTAAATATGGATGCTAAAAGCTATCGCAATAACTTTGTGCAGGAAGCGATGCCGATTGTTGAAAAATCGGTGCGTACATTACAGCATACATATGATGTGATTGTGCTAGAGGGTGCAGGAAGCCCAGCAGAAATTAATTTAAAGGATCGCGATATTGCCAATATGCGAATGGCGCATTTAGCAGATGCTGCGGTCGTGCTTGTGGCTGATATTGATCGTGGCGGCGTTTTTGCCTCGATTATTGGGACACTGGCACTGCTGGATGAGGCGGAGCGAGCACGTGTCAAAGGGCTAGTTATTAATAAGTTTAGAGGTATGCGAGAATTACTGGATGATGGTCTGGAATGGGTCGAGCGTGAAACAGGCATTCCAGTGCTTGGTGTTATTCCTTATTTGGATGTCAAGATCGAAGCGGAGGATTCTCTCGCCTTATCGTCCCTGCGCTTTAAAAAGCCAAAGCCTGGCGAATTTGTCGTAGATGTAGCGATGATTCGCTTGCCACGTATTTCAAACTTTACAGATATTGATCCATTCTTTGATGAGCCTGAGGTAGGTGTTCGTTTAGTTGGCAATGTGCAGGAGCTTGGGACACCGGATTTACTAATACTGCCAGGAACAAAAAGCACCATGGATGACTTAGCATGGTTAAAGGCACAGGGCTTTGATAAGGCGATTGCCCATTTACATCAGCGCGGCACAAAAATTATCGGCATTTGTGGCGGCTTCCAAATGCTTGGTGAAACATTACTAGACCCAGATGCAGTGGAAGGAAATGGTGAATCGGCTGAAGGTCTTGGACTATTGCCAATGGAAACGATTTTTGTTGGGGATAAAAAGACTGTGCAAATGACAGGCACAAGAGGGCAGGATATATTGACAGGCTATGAAATCCATCTAGGGCGTACCAAAATTTTACGTGATGAAGTATCACCATTTCTACAGCTTGAGGATGGGCGTGTAGACGGCGCTATTAGTCATGATGAACAGATAATTGGCACGTATTTCCATGGTCTATTCCATAATCGGCCATTTACTCGCCAGCTTGTCAATGAAATACGATTAAAAAAGGGCTTAGTCGCTTTACCAAGTGATGTAAAAAGCGATGCGCAACAACGAGAGGATGCCTACAATATGCTTGCTAGCCATGTACGTGCTAATCTTGATATGAAAAAAATATATGAAATGTTATCGTTAGAGGTATCTGTATGA
- a CDS encoding cob(I)yrinic acid a,c-diamide adenosyltransferase, whose amino-acid sequence MAKKGLLLVYTGEGKGKTTASLGVTLRAVGRGLHVRYMQFIKSPERTYGEQIALRKLGVDMEQMGIGFTWTKTPEEHRTALAKAWQKTKEALQDDSIDLLVLDELNNALAITRFPIADVLPLAEVLEAIKQRPSTMHLVVTGRSAHPALLELADLVSTIDATKHYYDEGIPAVKGLEF is encoded by the coding sequence ATGGCTAAAAAAGGCTTGTTGTTAGTTTATACAGGCGAAGGAAAGGGCAAAACAACGGCATCCCTTGGCGTAACATTACGCGCGGTTGGCCGTGGCTTACATGTGCGCTATATGCAATTTATTAAATCACCAGAGCGTACATATGGCGAACAAATTGCCCTGCGTAAGCTTGGCGTGGACATGGAGCAAATGGGCATTGGCTTTACATGGACAAAGACACCTGAAGAGCACCGCACTGCTTTAGCAAAGGCATGGCAAAAAACAAAGGAAGCCTTGCAGGATGACAGCATTGATTTATTAGTGTTAGATGAATTAAACAATGCACTTGCCATTACAAGGTTTCCAATTGCTGATGTGCTCCCATTGGCAGAGGTGCTAGAGGCTATTAAGCAACGCCCATCAACGATGCATCTTGTTGTGACAGGCAGAAGCGCTCATCCAGCCCTACTGGAGCTAGCTGATTTAGTATCAACCATTGATGCGACAAAGCATTATTATGATGAAGGCATCCCAGCGGTGAAAGGGCTTGAATTTTAA
- a CDS encoding nitroreductase family protein — MTTVIEALKKRRAIRNYTAAPVEKEKIEQILQAATYAPNDRMREPWHFYVIQGEAMQRYEDMATSYLQERFPTKPHLVESSLKVVQTTPVAIVVTADMVEGDTDATEDNIFAVCSAIMSMWLAAEELGLGFVWRTRGVGLVHDPRMHTFIGASDTQKVVGTIFIGYPEEQELGDKKRTSFEEKTTWL, encoded by the coding sequence ATGACAACTGTGATAGAAGCGTTAAAAAAGCGTCGCGCAATTCGTAACTATACAGCCGCGCCAGTTGAAAAAGAAAAGATCGAGCAAATTTTACAAGCCGCAACCTATGCGCCAAACGACCGTATGCGAGAGCCTTGGCATTTTTATGTCATTCAAGGTGAAGCAATGCAGCGTTATGAGGACATGGCGACTAGCTATTTACAGGAGCGTTTCCCAACAAAGCCTCATTTAGTGGAAAGTTCTTTAAAGGTTGTACAAACAACACCTGTTGCTATTGTAGTAACAGCAGATATGGTAGAAGGCGACACAGATGCAACAGAGGATAATATTTTTGCTGTCTGTAGTGCGATTATGTCCATGTGGCTAGCAGCAGAGGAGCTAGGACTTGGCTTTGTCTGGCGTACACGTGGTGTTGGACTTGTCCATGATCCCCGTATGCATACATTTATTGGTGCAAGCGATACCCAAAAAGTAGTCGGAACAATTTTTATCGGCTATCCTGAAGAGCAAGAGCTTGGCGATAAGAAACGCACATCCTTTGAAGAAAAAACAACTTGGCTGTAA
- the cobA gene encoding uroporphyrinogen-III C-methyltransferase produces MKDGIVYIVGAGPGDPKLITVYGLECIQKADVIAYDRLVNPALLEHAKKGAELVYCGKLPGKHHLIQEEIHALLVEKAQQGKVVTRLKGGDPFVFGRGAEEAEVLKNHGIAYEIVPGITAGIAAPAYAGIPVTHRDFATSFAIVTGHGREEKGQDFLNWPALATGIDTVAFYMSVGNIAYIARKLIEHGRNTATPVAVIEWGTTAQQRTITGRLDEIASIIEREGYHNPSMIVVGDVVNIREKIQWFEEQGLAFS; encoded by the coding sequence ATGAAGGATGGAATCGTATATATCGTCGGGGCAGGCCCTGGGGACCCAAAGCTTATTACTGTATACGGCCTAGAATGCATTCAAAAGGCTGATGTCATTGCCTATGATCGACTGGTCAACCCTGCATTGCTCGAACATGCTAAAAAGGGAGCGGAGCTTGTCTATTGTGGTAAATTACCTGGCAAACATCACCTGATCCAAGAGGAAATTCATGCATTGCTTGTTGAAAAGGCACAGCAGGGCAAGGTTGTAACACGTCTGAAAGGTGGTGATCCATTTGTGTTTGGACGCGGTGCCGAGGAAGCAGAGGTGCTGAAAAATCATGGCATTGCCTATGAAATCGTGCCTGGCATTACAGCAGGTATTGCAGCGCCAGCTTATGCGGGCATTCCTGTGACACATCGGGATTTTGCGACAAGCTTTGCAATTGTCACAGGACATGGTCGTGAGGAAAAAGGACAAGATTTTTTAAATTGGCCAGCGCTGGCAACAGGAATTGATACGGTCGCCTTTTATATGAGCGTTGGCAATATTGCCTATATCGCTCGAAAATTAATCGAACATGGACGTAATACAGCAACACCTGTCGCTGTTATTGAGTGGGGAACGACTGCACAACAGCGTACAATTACAGGGAGATTAGATGAAATTGCCAGCATTATTGAACGTGAAGGGTATCATAATCCTTCCATGATTGTTGTTGGTGATGTCGTTAATATACGTGAAAAAATACAATGGTTTGAAGAGCAAGGACTTGCTTTTTCGTAA
- a CDS encoding precorrin-2 dehydrogenase/sirohydrochlorin ferrochelatase family protein produces the protein MTNYFPIHINLDYKTVVIVGGGHVATQKVASLLPTKANIVIVSPTLNDSLQPLVTSGQITWQQKEFGPSDLDDAILIIAATNVTAVNEAVQEAAQHWQLVNRTDAQSESDFITPAIVRRGSFVLTVSTSGASPGLARKVKADLEEQFDEAYDDYVDFLQQARLMIAAKYEKGSQRRVALKALLEPSILEWTRNGETQKREAYLQQLLMGEQQ, from the coding sequence ATGACTAATTATTTTCCAATTCATATCAATCTTGATTATAAAACAGTTGTCATTGTTGGTGGTGGTCACGTTGCAACACAAAAGGTAGCATCCCTATTACCAACAAAGGCAAATATTGTGATTGTGAGTCCAACGTTGAACGACTCTTTACAGCCACTTGTTACATCAGGGCAAATTACATGGCAGCAAAAAGAATTTGGACCAAGTGATTTGGACGATGCCATCCTTATTATCGCCGCAACGAATGTGACGGCTGTGAATGAAGCAGTACAGGAGGCAGCCCAGCATTGGCAGCTTGTGAATCGAACAGATGCACAGAGTGAGAGCGATTTTATTACACCTGCTATTGTGCGCCGTGGCTCTTTTGTGCTAACGGTTTCGACATCAGGCGCAAGCCCAGGATTAGCGCGCAAAGTAAAGGCAGATTTAGAGGAGCAATTTGACGAAGCATATGATGATTATGTGGACTTTTTACAGCAGGCACGCTTAATGATTGCCGCAAAGTATGAGAAAGGCTCACAAAGGCGTGTCGCATTAAAGGCATTATTAGAGCCAAGCATCCTTGAATGGACAAGAAATGGGGAAACGCAAAAGCGTGAAGCCTATTTACAACAACTACTGATGGGAGAACAGCAATGA
- a CDS encoding cobyrinate a,c-diamide synthase: MQTNRFVLAGTGSGVGKTTFTIGLMKALQNKGKIVQGFKCGPDYIDPTYHTAVTGRISRNIDSWMFSHEAVRDIVARASKDADVAIIEGVMGFYDGKSPLSDAGSAADISVVTESPVILIVNCASMARSVAAVVKGFQLLSDKPNIVGVIANQVGSVGHYEIAKAAIEQECGIPVIGYLKREEGIDIPSRHLGLVPAIERGELASFFDKLGELMAEMIDLDQLLDLTKAPILQESGQLFAAEPPQNIVIAVARDAAFNFYYEENLALLRAKGATLQFFSPLANEPVPAEADGLYIGGGFPEEFAATLANNTVAKDSLRQAIAKGVPTLAECGGFMYLTEAITNSEGERYSMVGVIPGEVVMQTKLAALGYREIFGTADNFLIGAAEQAKGHEFHYSQYSGTHNTPAYETIGRFGKKQEGYQVGNLVAGYTHFHFVSNPKLVDNWLTACKKVKKHD, from the coding sequence ATGCAAACAAATCGTTTTGTGCTAGCTGGTACAGGCAGTGGTGTAGGGAAAACAACCTTTACAATTGGGCTGATGAAGGCGCTACAAAATAAAGGTAAAATTGTTCAAGGCTTTAAATGTGGTCCTGATTATATCGACCCTACCTATCATACGGCTGTCACAGGAAGGATATCACGCAATATTGATAGCTGGATGTTTTCACATGAAGCTGTACGCGATATTGTAGCACGCGCAAGCAAGGATGCGGATGTAGCCATTATAGAAGGGGTTATGGGCTTTTATGATGGGAAAAGTCCGTTATCTGATGCTGGCTCTGCTGCAGATATTAGCGTTGTCACAGAGAGCCCTGTTATTTTAATTGTCAATTGTGCAAGCATGGCACGCAGTGTTGCCGCAGTTGTAAAAGGCTTCCAATTACTATCTGATAAGCCGAATATCGTTGGGGTGATTGCCAACCAGGTTGGCAGTGTTGGGCATTATGAAATTGCAAAGGCAGCAATTGAGCAAGAATGCGGTATTCCTGTTATTGGCTATTTAAAGCGTGAGGAGGGCATTGATATCCCAAGTCGTCATTTAGGCTTAGTGCCAGCGATTGAACGCGGAGAGCTTGCTTCATTTTTTGACAAGCTTGGTGAGCTAATGGCAGAAATGATTGATTTGGATCAATTGCTTGATTTAACGAAGGCCCCTATTTTACAAGAATCAGGTCAGCTATTTGCAGCAGAGCCGCCTCAAAATATTGTGATTGCTGTGGCAAGAGATGCTGCTTTTAATTTTTATTATGAGGAAAATTTGGCTTTATTACGTGCAAAGGGTGCAACATTGCAATTTTTCTCCCCGCTTGCCAATGAACCTGTACCAGCAGAGGCAGATGGCTTATATATTGGCGGTGGCTTCCCAGAGGAGTTTGCCGCAACATTGGCGAACAATACAGTGGCAAAAGATTCACTACGTCAAGCGATTGCCAAAGGAGTGCCAACATTAGCGGAATGCGGTGGCTTTATGTATTTAACAGAGGCGATTACCAATAGTGAAGGTGAGCGTTATAGCATGGTAGGCGTAATCCCTGGTGAGGTAGTGATGCAAACAAAGCTAGCAGCACTTGGCTATCGCGAAATTTTCGGTACAGCGGATAATTTTTTAATTGGTGCAGCGGAGCAAGCAAAGGGCCATGAATTCCACTATTCACAATATAGTGGCACGCACAATACGCCAGCCTATGAAACAATCGGGCGCTTTGGCAAAAAGCAAGAAGGCTATCAGGTAGGCAATTTAGTGGCAGGCTATACACATTTTCATTTTGTATCAAACCCAAAGCTTGTTGACAATTGGTTAACAGCTTGTAAGAAGGTGAAGAAGCATGACTAA
- a CDS encoding cobalt-precorrin 5A hydrolase, which produces MIELQEGVYPEVEQRNPYAVVAITKHGVQIGRRLQQTFAASDLYYMSKFEQGDEAEKHIQLFTGTVRLLLPTLFQQYKGLILIISLGAVVRMIAPILKDKKTDPGVVVIDDRGENVISVLSGHLGGANELTHEVAAALGANPIITTASDVQKTIPVDLFGARFGWVWDSADKLTPVSASVVNEEHVAIVQETGERDWWMRETPMPEQIKIYPSTQAAIEAKPHATLLITDRIIEPAEEVLLENGVIYRPKSIVLGMGCNRGTAVEEIEQVIDETLAELKLSKKSVKALCTIDLKKDEQCFLEITKKYDWEFITYTPAELNEIDFPSPSETVFQYTGAYGVSEPAAMRYAKVDSLLLEKKKSGNATISVARLQF; this is translated from the coding sequence GTGATTGAGTTACAAGAGGGTGTTTACCCAGAGGTTGAGCAGCGTAACCCTTATGCGGTTGTTGCTATTACAAAGCATGGTGTGCAAATTGGACGTCGTCTGCAGCAGACCTTCGCAGCAAGTGATTTATATTATATGAGCAAATTTGAGCAAGGCGATGAAGCAGAAAAGCATATTCAACTATTTACAGGAACGGTGCGTCTGCTATTGCCAACGCTTTTTCAGCAATATAAAGGCTTGATCTTAATTATTTCACTAGGGGCAGTCGTACGAATGATTGCGCCGATTTTAAAGGATAAAAAAACAGACCCGGGCGTTGTCGTGATTGATGATCGTGGCGAAAATGTTATTAGTGTATTATCAGGGCATTTAGGTGGTGCTAATGAGCTAACACACGAGGTAGCAGCTGCACTTGGTGCAAATCCGATTATTACAACGGCTTCTGATGTACAAAAGACGATTCCAGTTGATTTATTTGGAGCCCGCTTTGGCTGGGTATGGGATAGTGCGGATAAATTGACACCAGTTAGTGCATCTGTTGTAAATGAGGAACATGTAGCCATTGTACAGGAAACAGGCGAACGTGATTGGTGGATGCGTGAAACACCAATGCCTGAGCAAATTAAAATTTATCCATCGACACAGGCAGCGATAGAGGCGAAGCCACATGCCACGTTACTCATTACAGACCGAATTATTGAGCCAGCGGAAGAAGTGCTATTAGAAAATGGCGTAATTTATCGACCTAAATCAATTGTCTTAGGAATGGGCTGTAATCGTGGAACAGCTGTCGAAGAAATTGAACAAGTCATTGATGAAACATTAGCGGAGCTTAAGCTTTCGAAAAAAAGCGTAAAGGCATTATGTACCATTGATCTAAAGAAGGATGAGCAATGCTTTTTAGAGATTACGAAGAAATATGATTGGGAATTTATCACATATACACCCGCTGAATTAAATGAAATCGACTTCCCATCACCTTCTGAAACGGTCTTTCAATATACAGGTGCCTATGGTGTAAGTGAACCCGCAGCTATGCGCTATGCGAAGGTTGATTCACTGCTATTAGAAAAGAAAAAATCAGGCAATGCTACGATTTCTGTTGCTAGATTGCAATTTTAA
- the cobM gene encoding precorrin-4 C(11)-methyltransferase encodes MKKIYIVGAGPGDPDLITVKGLHMLQTADVVMYTDSLVSEELIAKARPDAEVIRTAGMHLEEMVAVMVDRVNAGKTVARMHTGDPAMYGAIMEQVALLKKEGIGYEVIPGVSSVFASAAAIGAELTIPDLTQTLILTRAEGRTPVPEFEKLRDLASHHCTIALFLSATLTKKIVKELQSAGWVDDTPVAVIQRASWPDQKIVRTTLIELDEAMRVNGIRKHAMILAGWALDPNIHDKDQYRSKLYDASFTHGFRKGVKTSD; translated from the coding sequence ATGAAGAAAATCTATATTGTCGGTGCTGGTCCTGGTGATCCCGATTTAATTACAGTCAAAGGCTTACATATGCTACAAACAGCAGACGTTGTCATGTATACAGATTCATTAGTGAGTGAAGAGCTAATTGCCAAAGCAAGACCAGATGCAGAAGTAATTCGTACGGCTGGTATGCATTTAGAGGAAATGGTTGCGGTAATGGTAGACCGTGTGAATGCAGGAAAAACAGTCGCACGTATGCATACCGGTGACCCTGCTATGTACGGGGCAATTATGGAGCAGGTTGCACTATTAAAAAAGGAAGGCATTGGCTATGAGGTTATTCCAGGGGTAAGCTCTGTCTTTGCATCCGCAGCGGCTATTGGCGCGGAGCTAACAATTCCAGATTTAACGCAAACCCTTATTTTAACACGTGCCGAAGGGCGTACACCTGTGCCAGAATTTGAAAAGCTGCGTGATTTAGCGAGCCATCATTGTACAATTGCCTTATTCCTTAGTGCAACGCTGACGAAGAAAATTGTCAAGGAGCTACAGAGTGCTGGCTGGGTAGATGACACGCCTGTAGCAGTTATTCAGCGTGCTTCATGGCCAGATCAAAAAATCGTTCGTACCACATTAATCGAGTTAGATGAGGCAATGCGTGTTAACGGTATTCGTAAGCATGCGATGATTTTAGCAGGCTGGGCATTAGACCCGAACATTCATGATAAAGATCAATATCGTTCGAAGTTATATGATGCAAGCTTTACACACGGCTTTAGAAAAGGTGTGAAGACAAGTGATTGA
- the cobI gene encoding precorrin-2 C(20)-methyltransferase, translated as MTNLGVLYGLGVGPGDPELITVKAFRVIQESPVIAYPKKLRGSKSYAHRIVDVYINPEEKDMLGLVFPMTKDEAILEREWTKSVELVYEKLQQGKDVAFVTEGDPLLYSTFIHMMKLMQDKYPEVEIRTVPGISSFNGSASRLGIALADGDDRVAIIPAYDDYEAMREAIESHDAVVFIKVAKVIDLMLEVLRDLDLLDKASVVTKVTSDEEVIWDVRELDGVDLEYLTLMVVRK; from the coding sequence ATGACTAATCTAGGTGTTTTATATGGCTTGGGCGTTGGTCCCGGCGATCCAGAATTAATTACAGTAAAGGCATTTCGCGTGATTCAAGAATCGCCTGTTATTGCCTATCCAAAAAAGCTAAGAGGTAGTAAAAGCTATGCCCATCGTATTGTCGATGTTTATATTAATCCAGAGGAAAAAGATATGCTTGGGCTTGTCTTTCCTATGACAAAGGATGAGGCTATCCTTGAGCGTGAATGGACAAAATCGGTGGAGCTTGTTTATGAAAAATTACAACAGGGCAAGGATGTTGCCTTTGTAACAGAGGGCGATCCACTATTATATAGTACGTTTATCCATATGATGAAACTGATGCAGGACAAGTATCCAGAGGTAGAAATTCGTACGGTGCCAGGAATTTCTTCATTCAATGGCTCCGCCTCACGCTTAGGCATTGCATTGGCAGATGGCGATGATCGTGTAGCGATTATCCCTGCCTATGACGATTACGAGGCAATGCGTGAAGCGATTGAAAGCCATGATGCAGTGGTTTTTATTAAAGTAGCAAAAGTGATTGACTTAATGCTTGAGGTGCTACGTGATTTAGATTTATTGGATAAAGCATCCGTGGTGACAAAGGTAACATCTGATGAGGAAGTCATTTGGGATGTACGTGAGCTAGATGGTGTCGATTTAGAATATTTAACATTAATGGTGGTGCGTAAATAA
- the cbiE gene encoding precorrin-6y C5,15-methyltransferase (decarboxylating) subunit CbiE, which translates to MKLIGIGDNGLASLLPQYLQWIEDSEVLVGGERVLDFFPAYTGEKIVIKGGLSTLVERLANETKKTVILASGDPLFYGLGGYLAKKLEIEVYPYISSVQLAFAKMGESWQDAYVASIHGRSMKGLAQRIDGKKKVALLTDADNSPNALARYLKHFGMLEYRAFVAENLQGENEKSGWYSLDEMEVTHFSPLNVVILKQTIAPKRYTLGIDDEEFSQRKPDKGLITKKEIRVLSLQAMQLQQNSIIWDIGTCTGSMAIEAGKLAPEGQVFAVEKNAPDLENCLQNQQKFRVDITAIHSKAPEGLDNFPDPDAIFIGGTGGEMVELLQLCCQRLKQNGRIVLNAATIENLYKAVEAFKACGFAVEILQAQLARSKPILNMTRFVPLNPIYIISAYRKEENHD; encoded by the coding sequence ATGAAGTTAATTGGGATCGGGGATAACGGATTAGCAAGCTTACTACCACAATATCTTCAATGGATTGAGGATAGCGAGGTGCTTGTTGGTGGTGAACGTGTTCTCGATTTTTTCCCAGCTTATACAGGTGAAAAGATTGTTATTAAAGGCGGTCTTTCAACACTTGTTGAACGCTTAGCAAATGAAACAAAAAAAACAGTTATTTTAGCATCAGGAGATCCGTTATTTTATGGGCTTGGTGGCTATTTAGCGAAAAAGCTTGAGATAGAGGTGTATCCGTATATAAGCTCTGTCCAGCTTGCCTTTGCAAAGATGGGTGAAAGCTGGCAGGATGCTTATGTAGCAAGCATTCATGGACGCTCTATGAAGGGCTTGGCACAGCGCATCGATGGCAAAAAGAAAGTTGCACTGTTAACAGATGCCGATAATAGCCCAAATGCCCTTGCTCGCTATTTAAAGCATTTTGGTATGTTGGAATACCGCGCGTTTGTGGCGGAAAATTTACAGGGTGAAAACGAAAAAAGTGGCTGGTACTCGCTCGACGAAATGGAAGTTACTCATTTTTCGCCTTTAAATGTCGTGATTTTAAAACAAACAATAGCACCGAAACGCTACACACTTGGGATTGATGATGAAGAGTTTTCACAACGTAAGCCAGATAAAGGACTTATTACGAAGAAAGAAATTCGAGTTTTAAGTTTGCAAGCCATGCAGCTTCAACAGAATAGCATTATTTGGGATATTGGCACATGTACGGGTTCTATGGCGATTGAGGCAGGTAAGCTTGCACCTGAAGGACAAGTATTTGCAGTAGAAAAAAACGCACCCGATTTAGAAAACTGTCTCCAAAATCAACAAAAGTTTCGAGTCGATATAACGGCTATTCATAGCAAAGCACCAGAGGGTTTAGACAACTTTCCAGACCCTGATGCTATTTTTATCGGTGGCACTGGTGGTGAAATGGTTGAGTTATTGCAATTATGCTGTCAGCGTTTAAAGCAAAATGGGCGCATTGTATTAAATGCAGCGACCATTGAAAATTTATATAAGGCTGTGGAGGCGTTTAAGGCTTGTGGCTTTGCCGTCGAAATTTTACAGGCACAGCTTGCACGTAGTAAACCGATTTTAAATATGACACGCTTTGTTCCATTAAATCCAATATACATTATTTCCGCTTATCGAAAGGAAGAAAATCATGACTAA
- a CDS encoding cobalt-precorrin-5B (C(1))-methyltransferase, giving the protein MERKPKKDPKDMRHGYTTGACATAVTKAALLALITNEEQETSTIHLPIGRDATFTIEKCIFEQHGVSCETIKDAGDDPDATHQALIVSTVSWADTPGIHLDGGIGVGRVTKPGLPVPVGQAAINPVPRKMIFSTVQGVLDEFHITRGVNVVISVPKGEEIAKKTLNGRLGILGGISILGTRGTVVPFSSSAYMASIVQAISVAKEAGCDHLVVTTGGRSEKFAMQQYPHLPEEAFIEMGDFVGFTLKHCKRLGMKQVSLVGMMGKFSKVAQGVMMVHSKSAPIDFSFLAQLAADSGADEATIAEVRDANTASQVGEIMMAKGYNAFFHHLCEACCYSSLHHIKGGLTLSTSIYSMQGQLLGRADNIASIDEVNWDRG; this is encoded by the coding sequence ATGGAGCGCAAGCCAAAAAAGGACCCCAAGGACATGCGTCACGGTTACACAACGGGAGCCTGTGCAACTGCGGTAACAAAGGCCGCATTGCTCGCTTTAATTACCAATGAAGAGCAGGAAACAAGCACCATTCATTTACCAATTGGGCGAGATGCAACCTTTACCATTGAAAAATGTATATTTGAGCAACATGGAGTTAGCTGTGAAACGATTAAAGATGCAGGTGATGATCCTGATGCCACACATCAGGCACTCATTGTAAGTACAGTGAGCTGGGCAGATACACCAGGCATTCATTTAGACGGGGGGATTGGTGTCGGGCGAGTGACAAAGCCCGGCTTGCCAGTGCCTGTTGGACAGGCTGCTATTAATCCTGTACCACGTAAAATGATTTTTAGCACTGTACAAGGTGTGTTGGATGAATTTCACATTACAAGAGGCGTGAATGTGGTAATTTCTGTACCAAAGGGTGAGGAAATTGCGAAAAAAACATTAAATGGACGGCTTGGTATACTTGGAGGCATCTCGATTTTAGGCACTAGGGGAACTGTTGTGCCTTTTTCAAGTTCTGCCTATATGGCAAGTATTGTGCAGGCAATTAGTGTGGCAAAAGAGGCTGGCTGTGACCATTTAGTTGTTACCACTGGTGGCCGTAGTGAAAAATTTGCGATGCAGCAATATCCACACTTACCAGAGGAAGCCTTTATTGAAATGGGCGATTTTGTTGGCTTTACCTTAAAGCATTGTAAACGCCTTGGCATGAAACAAGTATCACTTGTTGGCATGATGGGCAAGTTTTCGAAGGTTGCGCAAGGGGTAATGATGGTGCATTCCAAAAGTGCACCGATTGATTTTTCTTTTTTAGCACAGCTAGCAGCAGATAGTGGGGCAGATGAAGCAACGATTGCCGAAGTACGAGATGCCAACACAGCGTCACAAGTCGGAGAAATTATGATGGCAAAGGGCTATAATGCATTCTTTCATCATTTATGTGAGGCTTGCTGCTACTCCTCACTCCATCATATAAAGGGCGGTCTAACGCTTTCCACATCGATCTATTCGATGCAGGGACAATTACTAGGAAGGGCTGATAATATTGCATCGATCGATGAAGTTAATTGGGATCGGGGATAA